One genomic window of Thermovirga sp. includes the following:
- a CDS encoding helix-turn-helix domain-containing protein: MSIKQARKLHVLEEVTGGVITNREASAALGLSVRQVQRIKTGYEEAGSSSLVHGNTGRKPSNFIPTDIRALVADRAASLWKGASASHMSELLFTEAGRSVSPKTITRILKGASLKNP, from the coding sequence TTGTCTATCAAGCAGGCACGGAAACTTCATGTTCTTGAAGAGGTGACGGGCGGGGTGATAACCAACAGGGAGGCTTCAGCCGCTTTGGGGCTGTCGGTACGGCAGGTCCAGAGGATAAAGACCGGCTACGAGGAGGCGGGATCGTCATCGCTGGTCCACGGCAACACCGGCCGCAAGCCTTCCAACTTCATCCCCACCGACATAAGGGCCTTGGTAGCAGACCGTGCCGCCAGCCTGTGGAAGGGGGCCAGCGCCAGCCACATGTCGGAGCTGCTCTTTACCGAAGCGGGGCGGTCCGTCTCCCCCAAGACCATCACCAGGATCCTGAAAGGAGCAAGCTTGAAGAACCC